tgaaaataaaacacgcTCGGCGTTCGGTTGCCGGCTGGTTGGGCACACACCGTCCGTCACACAATttgacatttcctttttgacgAAGAAATACTTACGCATCAAAGCCTCGGCGTCTGTCTTTATCTGCACAACACGCACAAggaaagacaagaagaaaaagggaaataaaattccagaataaaaacaaaagacgacgacggaagACGAGCAACACAACAAGGTTCACGACCGCCCGAACGAAAGGGAAGTTGATTGCCAttttcctgtgtgtgtgtgtgtgtgtgtgtttctgcTGCGCTAAATCCCGGCGGAGAGAACGCCCTTCTATCCTCcccattcctttttttgtttcacccgaccaacgaacgaacgaacgaacgaacgaattCAATacttttgaagagaaaatcaaacttAGTGGCAAATGCCGAAATGTTGTACATATTTTGAAGTTGATGGCGTTCCGCCTGATgccgattgtgtgtgtgtaactacTTGTATCTTCAATCGATGAGACTTAACATGGACAAGTGACAAACGGAATGACTATTTGTCGTCGTATCTTTATCTTCAATCTGATGTGCAATTTACCATTTGAAATACGTTCCCATGTTAATAGGTCACACGTTGGGTATGCTCGTTTCGAACTGGCTGGCGAATTATAACTCGTAATTTTACGACggtaaatgaaatcaaagtttGAAGGACTTGTTCGATTTGTGCTCCTGCGACATTCCGCAGAATAGTGAACAATACCTAAATACAGCTATTGCCCGTTTGAGTATGTATATTCACTGATAGGTGGCGTAATTAAGCATTTACTTTGATATTTAAATAAgtattctttaaatttttaaaatttaagctTACATTTGAAGCGTATAAATAAGTAAACAGATTGTCCCCACGGCATGCCATACATAGGCTACGCCacgttttcaaaatgaattgaattacattttttaagtacTTATAATTGAATCTAGTAAGTAGGAGTGTAGGAAGTAAGACTATTAGGAGAATATAGCAAgaacgagtaacctgagccccgttcaaatccggggaacttttgtctagcgTAAATTCGAActcttttgctattcgcttttctgtagcttaatcatctgcccgtaatagatttaagcatgggaaatctgcccagtactTTACTTTAAGAttatcacggcgatgctatagacatctggtggtgatgctgtatcatcaaagattgcgtcatcacggcgacgacatctggtggtgatgggcatgtttgggcatgttccattttgggggaggagcctgtgttgacacagacacaggctcctcccccaaaaatgtccgtgacagacacaggctcctcccccaaaagcttgctgttttattatatatggataatgtgaaaaagtaataatgaaATGGAGTAGACTTAGGCCCACAGCCCACAGTAAAAGAGTGCACTTTTAGTCTTTTACCATGCAGATTTGAGATTTGCTTAGTAACTTTGTGGTAATTcatgaaaatatgaaaacattattatttaagaCAATTTTGTATTTCAGATTCTCATCGAATGATAAATGTAACACTTTTGAACTGACATGTCCTGTCTATAAGCTACGTGTCTCAATTAAGGCCAGACCATGCCCACAATGTTGATGTTCAGTTGGCTATTTAGGTAATTAAAGAACCATGTTTGGAAGTTGGTATCGTGATGCAATCTTTCGTGGGTTAACGGTGGCATCAGTAGCACAATCATCCTATTGGGAGTTCGAACAACCCACGTTTGAAGCTCCCCTCCGTCCAGGAAAGTTATGTTGAGAACCTCTGGCGTTGGCTGTTGGTCTGCAGGAACGAGAGGAGGATCGGGGGTGTAGATCTGTTCGCAAGTCGGTCGAATCTGGATGTCGTGACGAAAGTTCTGGAAAGGTTGCTTGCAAGTTGGACATTCTAGCTTTATCTGGCACCAGTCAATCAAGCATCGGAAACAAAAGACATGACCGCAGTCCGGGGTCGCTTTGTTGACATGCGAACTCAGACAAATAGCACAAGTACCGTCATCGTACTTCCGAACGTCGCTGGGACTGGCAGTACcggtttcttctttattaGTAGACATtgctttatttgatttatcgTTTGTGGAATTTCAGGAATCCGTGTAAACTAATCTGTGAAACTTCATGACTAACCGAGATCTTATGTAGACAAGGACGATCCTGGAGGCTCCTGCAAGTGAATTCCCAGGACATTTTTGTCGATTAACGTTAGAGTTTTTACTCATTTTCTGGTTAGTTTAACTGAATCAGCTTTAACTCATTAAAACcgacaaatttcaatttattttacgtAGTTTACGATTAACGtagtaattttaaattcggAAAACCGCCATCGTTAGGACTGCATGTCTGGATAATTGAGTAGACATAACTGGGTATTTCGTCTGATCAGTAAAGGGAgctattttgaaatattattgtcTTCATCCGATTACGTGTGCGTTAATTTTGTGTTTATCAGACCTTATTCTGCGCTTCTAAAACAAGGCAATGCGTGACAAAATGCACAAAATTTTCGGCTGAAATTTAATTCACTTCAAAAAAGATCAAAGACATAACTTAGTCTAAGTGTAGTATGTAGTTGTGCGCAATGGGGCACGTTTTAAGTTTACTCATTAGAAAACGTAATAAAcgataaatgaaaataattaattctttttaatttgccaATAGCAAATGATTTAGTTTTTGAACGCATTTCTTACTTTTTAAACATGAAGTatgtcaggatggccgagcggtctaaggcgccagactcaagctCACAGCTTGCCGGGTATCCCGGTTGAACAGAATTCTGGTCTTCGAtagaaggcgtgggttcaaatcccacttctgacaattcctttttatcattttaaaagttttttggtATTCCTTCATGGaacacataattttttaaaacattgtcCTCGCATGCTAATAGCCTAATACATTTTGGTAGGAGTATTTCATATCAACAACTTCGCAGGAGATGTTTTTACGTGggatattaaattaaattaaacaaaaaaaattaatccaaCCCATTTGTCAAAGTTGTTATCGTAATGTTGTAATATtaaccttaaaaaaatgtcgaattATATAGGAAAATTGTAAATGTGAGACCTTATCATCATAACACgaataaatgtataaaactctatttatgaaaaagaagcgtacggtttattttttccaattgtAAAATTCATAATCATGAGGGATAATTCAAAGTTTTCAGGTGGCTTTCGAGTAGCTAAGACAATCTGCAGACTTTGCTCTCCGTGATTTTTCAAAGATAACCGTATATTAACCTCGGGCAGCGGCCAAAGCATGAGCGGCCATATGAGCGCGACGAGCTGCGGCCACTTCGGGGGTCTCCTGAACTTGCTGAGTCATAGCCCAAGGCATGTTGGTGAATCTGGCGGGCAGGTAGGCCACGATTCCAttggcagcagcggcggcgttGTATGCCCGGTAATGCTCGATGGTGGCGGCCATCACTTCAGGGGTGTCTTGAACCGATCGTTTGCCACGAGCGGCGGCCAAAGCGTGAGCGGCCAAGTGAGCTCGACGGGCAGCGGCAACTTCAGGAGTCTCCTGGACTGGCTGAGGCATAGCAAACGGCATATTTGCATAACGGGCAGGCAAGAAGGCCATCAGCATTCCGTTGGCGGTAGCAGCGGCGTTGTAGGCCCGGTAATGTTCGATGGTGGCGGCCTTCACTTCAGGGGTGTCTTCGACGGATCTTTTACCGCGGGCGGCGGCGTGGGCTGCCAAGTGAGCGGCCCGAGCAGCTGCTACTTCGGCGGTCTCCTGTGCCGGAGGCTGGAGAGCGGAGTAAGGGAAGTAAAGGTACGGGTTGTAGTTCCAACCGGCCGGGATCTGGGCAGAGACGGCGCAGGCCAAGGCAAGAAAAACGGCGAGGATCTAAATTGAATAAGGAATGAAATGTATATAAAACCACTCATAGTTGAACTTGACATATAAATTGAATCAAAGGGAAATAATGAACTTACATAGATTTTCATGTCGATTCGCTTGTGATTGTTAGCCGGAGTAATTTGGAGCTGAATTAACGAAAATTAAAGAGGCAAAGGGGCTTTATATACTTGGTGGTTATTTGCGTTGTTGCTTCCCGCGAGCAAGGTTCTTATTGGAAACGCATCACTTCTTCCGCATACtggcattctttttttggccaataATCCCGcctccctctcttttttttcgatggcTGTTTCATCCGATTtctcaataattttttttaatactacATAGACGATATTCTATACTGTTTTGATGTtttagttttctatttttgggtgGAGTTCGTCTGGTATCTTTTAGTTGACATCACTAAAACGTCAAAAAACACCTGTCCAACCAAAATGAGGTGACCTCGAACAACCCAAATGTGACCAGgtaacaaaagttttttgcTGACATCAATCCGAAACGACGAAAAGTGAAAAGTGTTTGACATTTGTACGTGatattaaaagaatttttggcaTGCGCGAACGATAACGCGTTGTTAGTATGGAGACGAAATATTTACGTTCATTTGGATAACTCAAAACTGGCTGAATTTTCCTGATTTACTTTAGCCAAATCTAGCAACTGGTAAATATatggattcatttttttgttgatcacAGATGGCGATAAACAGTCCAGAAAAATCATATTTGcatatattaatttttttatcacatcAAATGGGAATACTCCATTCGAGAgcaataattttaattcaatacttttatttcaaaagaaaaatattgtaCATTTGACAgatcgtgtggcctaatggataaggcgtcggacttctataaAAGTTAAAGtcatccgaaaattgcgggtacGAGTCTCGCCTTGATTAAACTCATTTTAAACATCTACATTACTACGATTGATTTTATGGGAAACATTCGTATGATATTTCGGTATTAGTCTACTGTGACGTTACAAAGTCATTTGGTTGCTATACTGACAAAGAAggcaataataaatttttatttcgcgTTAATCTGACGATTCTTTATACAACCAACACGCAGTGAAAATCCTAGTATGTATGTACAATCATGACCCCACCCTATCCGCATTCGTTAGTTTTCGTAGCTTTTTGGctttaatcattttttgttttccttgggAAAGTTGGAAGATGAATATCGTATAAATGATATGATAGTTCCATTTTCTATCAGATCAAAATGAGAATGAAAGGTTTCCTAGAACCTCGCCCAGACTCTATCGATTTTCAAGGACTATCTTTCATTTACCTGGAAAAATAGTGGCGTAATTCGTCGCATCGAAAAAGGTTGAGCCTGGCGATGACAAGATTTATTACAATCTATCTTGATTTGGTGATTGCCAAtctataaattgaaaaattgatcgCAGCACGATAATATTATGTGTGGTATCTCGCCAAAACGCACAATGGCTTTCAATTATAGAACCGAGAATTCCGTATAATCCCAAAATTGTACAATTCCGATTTGCATAGAACAAGGCAATTCCAACAGCATTATATCTTATTTGGTTATATGCACTTAGTATCTCTGTGAAAACGACGGAGCTGGAGGACCAAATGAATTCCCAGAACgccattcatttttcatttcaagatTTGCGGTGTCCCCATTTATTCTCGATTGTTTCCTGGAGGAGCCAGAGccccaacaaataaaaaaattaaaaaaaataaaactgaaatattaagaaataatttagtGCCAGAGATTATATATGCGCATCCAACCGGTTTTCCATGTAAAGGTATGCAACACGATAGTTGTTCAGCATTATGAGATCAGCTCAGGTAGATGTAAATAAAATGACCTTGCGTTCTTTGGAGGGAATGCCTGTCACTTGATGTGTTAAACAATCAATTATCGGAATGTATTTCTTGAATGTGACCCAAGTTGCCAGGCGAATATCCGCGAATATCATCCCATCGAACCAAAGAATAAAATCTACCAGAGAAAACGGCAGTATCATGAAAGAATAATGCAAACTTATGTTAtcaatttatctttttatcGGAATTTTCGAAACGCCCTGTATATGACGGTCAAAGTGAGTGACAGCTTCCacactctcgtccttttttaGGCTACATATTTGTAGCTGGTGTACAAATTCGTCtttgtacaccttttgtacaccttttgtaTATACTGTAAAGGAAAAAACCATTTGTACGCCTCCTTTACAAGTATGCAAATTAggttttttcgagtttttcacTCTTTTAGCGAAAGGAAGAGacccaaaaatcttttttctctcttcgtttcTTCGTTTCTCTCCCATCCCTAACCGTCCTACTCTCAAGTTCTTTCTTGAAAAGCCGCGCGATGGAAATCCATAATGGCggctaaaaacgaaaaatgtttctaagTCCCATCACCCAAATTCAATGATGCTTTTAGATGAACACTCGATAAGTTGTTGGCTTAATATATTGTTAGCAAGCTctttaattcaacaatgatTGCTATCAATAGCAATCTTGAAAttagaagtttctttttctgccctAAGAATTAATTGGTATTACAAGCTTCCCAACTACATATCAATAGCTGGTGGCACAGTGGATAAATACTGGCTTGTAGATCTGAGGTTCCGGGTTCAACTCCCGATAAAAGCAAATACATATATGACAGTCTATGAAAGACTCTAATATAGCCATAAATTACAGAATGAGAAGGAGGAAAATATCAAACGATGAGATTAAATGAAGTAAAAGTAAATAGAGATAGAatagagggaagaaaaaatttttcctttcattcttgaAAGTGGGGGATGGGTGAGAAAAACGGTGGTCGCgcgaatttgataaaacaaagaTGTTATGACCTCGTGCCGGGTAtacaaaaggtgtacaaaaaaaatatgtacaccTTATGTACACCCGGGTGTACAAGCTTGTACCCACTTTCATTTAACACCAAGTATGTACACCCTTTGTACGCccaaaaaggacgagagtgCAAATGGAAACTACCTGGGCCATAATTACTCGGATTGTGCCAGTAAAATCAGGATTCCTACTTAATGGTTGCTGGTTACTGCCACACAGCGCTTGAATTAAGCTACTTCTCAAATCTCAACTTAGGCGGTGGCACGAACGCCAGTTGAGCACGAATATACGATGAGCTTCCTGGGTTTATATACGAAAGGCGTCTTCAacatatataatattatataaaacaTAACAACAGAAAAGATTCATCATTCGATATGATTTATTGTGCTACAACCATAGAAGGATGCAAGCaacagcatttaaaaaataacagacAATTGTTTTATGCCTTCACAGTCGACATTCTGACTCCTGAACAatcacaatttgaaaatgacctaatttacaatttaatatATCTAGGCGTACAGTTTAACCAGATCGAACGGCAGCTTCGTGAAAGGCGCGGAAAAAGGCCATTTTAGCGGCGTGAACTTCAGGGGTATCCTGGACGGGTTGAGGGGGAGCATCAGCGACCACCGCTGATGGAAGCGGCTGAACGGGAACCACCACTTTCGCTACTCGGGCGGCGGCGTGAGCGTGAGCTCCCAAATGAGCACGACGAGCTGCGGCCACTTCGGGAGTCTCCTGGACCTGTTGGGGCATACCGAATGGCATGTTGGCGTATCTGGCGGGCAGGTAGGCCATGATTCCGTTAGCCGCAGCGGCGGCGTTGTAGGCCCGGTAATGCTCGAGGGTGGCGGCCATCACTTCGGGTGTGtcctgctgctggatggatctTTTACCGCGGGCGGCGGCGTGGGCTGCCGAGTGGGCGGCACGAGCAGCTGCTACTTCGGGAGTGTCTTGGACGGGTTGAGGGACTCCCCAACTGACCACCGGAAGAGGCACAAGAGTCGAGACGACTCCGttggcagcggcggcggctgaGTGGGCGCGGTAATGTTCAACTTTGGCGGCCCAAACTTCGGGAGTGTCCAAAACGGCACCTGCCGGTTGTTCCCAAACGGGTACAGGTTGTACGGCGACCACCCTGTTGTTGGATCCTCCGGCGGAAGTGTGGGCTGCCAAGTGAGCGGCACGGGCGGCGGCAACTTCGGCCGTTTCCTGGACGGGCGCTGGTTGTGCGGTGAACGGGTAGTAAAGGAATGGATTGTAGTTCCAACCGGCCGGGATCTGGGCAGAGACGGCGGCACAGGCCatcaagacgacgacgacaacctTTGGGAAATGTTGCAAATAATTCCATCTGCTATTATAGCTAGTTCTGAGATTAAATTGTTTAGTTGTTTAAAACTTACTGAGGTCTTCATGTCGATTCGCTTAAAAATTGTTGGAGCGCGGAAGAGGGAGGAGAGTGAATTGATTTTGTTCCCAACATGTCGGAGCTTTTATACGAAACAGTTTCGTTGCTTATGGTGCGGTTCTGTGCCTTCCAGCAAGGTTGTAAACCCTTacattttgttcttcttccgctttttAGACAGAGGAAATGATACACCAGTGCACACACGCACGTCTTCCtcattttacttttcctttccAGTTAAGGTGTGGCTGTGCTCTAGATGCCTCCACAGGAAAGTAGAAGGGGCTAAGTGACCAATAGTGATGGTTGTGACTTGTGACCTTCATTTCTAGGTCAATACCAGTGCTCAACAAGGGAATAACTATTCTGAAAACTTGCATTTAGAGTTCTGcagaagatttttatttggttcgtcaatatttttcctttggaaaattgaattatttttataatgtaGACACGCactacataaaaataaataagaagtgGGCTAATGGATATGAAGTTGGACTATTAAATTGGTTGACGATGATGTCCAAAAATTGCGGGCTCGAGTCCCGCCTCGGTcggtaaatgaaaaaaaaatacgtttcaaaataaattatctTTTATAAAGAAATGATTACCACGCTGTTATATAGTAGGACAGTGAAAATTATAATTCCATGTTAGCTACGAAGGAATGTGCTTTGCTGTCATAAAAAATCTATTACATAACGGCAGGTTTTTGCCCTTCGGGATTCCAGAGCAGGTAACTTTATGTGCCATAAACAAAAGTCGTCAACTTACGATGATGGAAGACAGCATTTTATATCAACAGTCTCTTTGCGGCCGGCAGTTGAACTACGTTCTACGTATTACTACCTTTTGGGCTCTTTTGATCAGCTAAACTCCCTCACCCTCAGCGATGTTCCTCAGTCCCTTGGCCTGCATCGTCACTCGGCGATATCGTTTTCAACAGTTTAAGCTTGATAAAAAGTTTGATGGTAAATATCTTAAGCTATTTTTTTAGAAGCATTCAATTATTCCACCAAATGGTTCGGTGTTCGATTCCTATTAAGTGTTATAAAATCTCAAATCAACTGAAGGGAACATgttcataaaaagaaaagaaaataatattgatcTATAGACATTATCAGAGGACAACATAAAATCGTTGGTACGGTATTCTAGTCATTCAGAAATTTGTGAATGTTTTAACGCTATACAGAGAGAATTGGCCTTTGGTGTGATATGGTTGGGCTCTTTTTAATACACACATGCACACACGTAcggtatatatttattatgtaCGCCAATGTGACTTTTGATGCTTGCAAAATGTCGCTTGCACAATTCTACATTAGCTTAGTTAAATATAACCACGGGAAAGAAATATTAGTCCACagcaattaattatttcctCAGCTAAATACCGTCTTTATATACACCATATTCTCCGACTGTTATTAATTTTAGGTTAACTTCGACTTTGGTCAATATTCGCTCAAAGGACGGGAATATGGGCGTTGCGGTGACAACTTGTGATGGTATCTTAACTTAGCTTTGTAGCCTACTCAACCGTTTAGCTCTACATCTGTATCCTATATGGTTAGGGTGTATAGTTCGAATGCAAAAGAATTAGCCTACGTGAAATTTGACATACAATTTTTCTACAGGACACGAGAAATTTCTTTATCAGTACCGCAGGAGAAATGTGGGCTGGTCGTCGGGTTGAGAGGAGATTGAAGGGCGAGAAGCTCAACCCCATGCCTTTCTGGTGAGccagataaaaataatgaaacataCCCtacaaagatttaaaaaaaattgtcgtttgatgttgtaaaaaagagaaaattgattACACGCGTTTTTGtctgtaaaatgaaaattgttgtGAAATTGATTTCGATTTTCCGTAGAAATTGTATTTCGcagaaataaaggaaaagacaaagaatataaaaatatttgatctgctatttaacaaaaatttagtcGACGCGGTAAGAGACTGCGTGGCCAGGGGTGTGGATGACCTTGGTCAAAGTGGCCTCACGGACGGGCATGGCTGGGGCAGCGACGACGGCATAGCCGGGGTAAGCGAAAGGAGCAGCTCCGTAGCCAAAGACTGCTTGGCGCTTAGCACGGACTGCCGGGGTAGCGGCGGTCTTGGCAGCGATGACAAGGGCAGCGTGATCGGCCTTGGCCTTGGCCACTTCGGGAGTGTCCTGGACCGGGAAGGGTGCTACCGAATTGTCgacgggagcgacgggcaagtcG
This window of the Daphnia pulex isolate KAP4 chromosome 5, ASM2113471v1 genome carries:
- the LOC124193768 gene encoding cuticle protein 18.7-like, coding for MKIYILAVFLALACAVSAQIPAGWNYNPYLYFPYSALQPPAQETAEVAAARAAHLAAHAAARGKRSVEDTPEVKAATIEHYRAYNAAATANGMLMAFLPARYANMPFAMPQPVQETPEVAAARRAHLAAHALAAARGKRSVQDTPEVMAATIEHYRAYNAAAAANGIVAYLPARFTNMPWAMTQQVQETPEVAAARRAHMAAHALAAARG
- the LOC124193859 gene encoding cuticle protein 18.7-like → MKTSVVVVVLMACAAVSAQIPAGWNYNPFLYYPFTAQPAPVQETAEVAAARAAHLAAHTSAGGSNNRVVAVQPVPVWEQPAGAVLDTPEVWAAKVEHYRAHSAAAAANGVVSTLVPLPVVSWGVPQPVQDTPEVAAARAAHSAAHAAARGKRSIQQQDTPEVMAATLEHYRAYNAAAAANGIMAYLPARYANMPFGMPQQVQETPEVAAARRAHLGAHAHAAARVAKVVVPVQPLPSAVVADAPPQPVQDTPEVHAAKMAFFRAFHEAAVRSG